The DNA window CTGCAGGTGCCTCAGAAAGAGAGAGGCTCTCTTGTATCCGCCGCCCCCGCTGCATTTTTTTCATTGCGCAATGAGCGAGACGAATCGATAACTGCAAGGTTTCCATGTTTTAGCAGCTCAACTTTTGCGCGTATACAGATTTTTTGCctgtattattttattttttaaaggagCTGGCCGCCGAATTCGCTTCGATTTAAGATGCGAACATGTGTTTTTATGGTTCCGCCATTGTCATGGTGAGATGCACTTGCTTTTTTTGTcttcatattttttacttCCTCTCTCCGCACGCACgcgtctgtgtgtgagtgtgctgGCGAGCGAGGTGGTGGAGGAGTTCATGAGTGTGTAAAGTGTAGCCGTGGCAGAGTTGTAGCTCGCTAGTGGTCCGTTTGGTTTCTGATTTTCGGTTTCGTCGATTTCATTATGTACTGCAATAGTCGGCTAAAACgctctgccgacgtcgctaTCCGCTGTATACTCGTTGCGCTTGTGTTGGTGCGCCGCTGTCACTGTCGCTCTCTTTGGCGCAAACAGGGTGTCTCAGCCAGATGCTCTGATCATCGCATCCACCACATGGCTGGGTGACAACGGTACACCCTGTTTCCCAAACAACTTGTTTTCTCTCTCCCCAGCGTTGTTGTTGGTCCTCGCACTTACGTAAGCTTCACGTATTTCGTTTCTTATCCAAATTCTAAGCGCCATTTTGCGACGATTTGCATGCGGTACCGCTCACcgctaataaaaataaacgctGATTGTGATTATTTGCTAATAGCTaatggtaaataaaatatttttttagctGCCAGCTAACGCAGTGTTTTCAATGCGCGCGACGGAGGATTTTAGTTGTTGCGCCGCTGAGTTGCCACCCTGTTTTAGCTGTAGTAGCAGCAGAAAATGAGTTCCAAAGCAACACTGCGCGCGCgcgctctcccgctctctgCTTCTGTCGCGAGCGCACAAGGTCCCGCTCTCCGCTTTACACTCTTGCTTGCTCTCTCTGCTGACTCCGACTGACTGGCCATCGCGTTTTGCCTTTTTAATCGAAAATGTTTGCGGCGGCGTTAAGATGTACGAAAACGTTTTCTCGCCAAAAATTTGTGAATAGAATAGCAGTAGCAATCTACCGAGGAGAAAATGTCTTAAATTCGACCCGTGTGATCTAGTTAAGAAAAAGAGCCAAGTGCAAAGTGATCGAATTAAGCGTAAAACTAAAACTTATCTTGGGAACGGAGCCCCAGCTActagaaaaaagaaaacggtGAAAATTAAGATTTCGGTGTGCGAGTGAGTGCGGAAATTGTAGTTGCCAGTGCAAAATACTGCGTAAAACGTGAAAGTTTCCAATAACACCACAAAACCAACGGCAGTTTTGTAGTAAATATACATACGCGCCtagtacatatatacatacatttcgaatatacatacacacagccGAATATCAACCGACGAAGCTAACTGCTTATTGCTTATTGCTGATGTAAGTGTAAtatgggcggtgggcggttgGAGGGGCGTGGAAAGTGCAGAGTAGCATTATCCTTCAAGTGCACTTGGAGCGCGGACTCGGATTCAAACAATATTCTCGTTCGTGCCACTAAAAACTTGTGAaaaatacaacatttttaGGTTAGGTCAATTTCAATTGGTTTATAtacacacgcacgcacaaactcacacacacaacaatGGCATAGCGAATACATATAGAAGGCGCACAGACAAAAAGTCGTCGACGGACGGGGACgtggttgttgtttgtgttgctgctgctgcctcttcTGTTTCTGCTCTCCTCACACACACTTGAACGAGGGTGGAGAGGAGagccacacacatacacacgctTTGAACCATTGCTTTTGGTTCGCTTATGAACTGACTGTATTTTTTCAACGTAGTGtcgttttattttcgttcGTTGATTCGTTCTTTGCTCAGTTCGTGCGCTTATCTCGACTTTTGCTTTGATGCGCCATTCGCATGTACTAGCGAGAGCAGCCAAGTGTAGTGTGAGTGTGCATTTAAATGGCTCCCCAATGAGAGCATCATTTTGTGGCCCTCTTTATGTTCACATcttcctcctgctcctctaTTTCTTGCTCCCCATCCCATCCGTcgtttgttgttcttgctcCGCCTGTTTTTTTTCATTCGGTTTGAATTTACACAAAACGTTTGCCGTGCTTCTTCATGCTGAaatagtatatatgtatgtgaatATATTGTACATATTTCTCTACACATCcatatgttttatttgcaaaatttattaataGCGCAGCGCCACGCTGCGGTTGTGTTAGTGTGTCAGAGTGAGAAAGTAAcacaaaaaactaaatattaattCGCGATGATTCCGATTCGTATTGCAGTTGTTCAAAAACCGAGTGCTAGTGTTCaacaatttttgcatattttccgcTGGCTGCTTCTTGTGCTTCGTATTCTGCTGTGCTGTGTATACACATAACAAAACAGATAAGATAACATTATACGTGTGCACGTAATAGAGCAAGCtgaaccaaacaaaaaaaaaaaatggaggGAAAATTTGCCCACATGTCTCCCCgaagcacacacacgcacacaacgCCCCAATTTGGAGCCTCTCTCGTCAAACACTCACACAAGCAAGCGGGCAAATGTGTTTGGTATGCACTAATGGCGGAtccaaaaaatacaataacaacaaaggCAGTTGGGAGAGCTGAAAAGAGCGAACTTGTTTTACCTTCTTTTATTAAAGGATAGTTGGTGGTGGCAGAGACAGGAGAGTGAAAGAGGGCTGAAGCTTTTGTGCGGCTGTACTGAGCTccaatatttgtttacaaatgcTAAAAGGGGGCAGCTGTTGGTTCGATAGGGTGTTTCAATTAGTTGGAGCAGGATGATCCTCTAGGCGGTTTCCATTCACCTAATATTTGCTCACTCTTTGGTCTGCGCAGCGTTTGCTCTCTCAATTTCTggcgctctctctctcccgAATGCCCGCCAAATGCTTGCTGCGTccgcgtatgtgtgtgtgttgggcCCCAAACGGGTGAAATACCTTTTTGAACAAAAAATCAGCCATATACTGCGCCTCAACAACAAATGCGGCTCTCTCCGATTCTCTCTGTggctgcaccaccaccaccgtaTCCGCACCACCACCTTTGCATTGTtgcgtttgctgctgctgttaccTCTGACTCTTCTTATTCTTGTAAGTTGTAGATACAGAATATGTACCAGCAGTACTCATACCCCATACCACCCGCCCGGCCCCTTGGCGGTAtcgatatataaatatgttctttGTGTGCGTCTGAATTCTATGCAAGCCGATGTCGTGCATGGGGCATTTGGCACCTTCCACATCCACAAATACTGAACTTTATACACATACACGCACTCGAAGGTGTACACAGAAAGCTCGCTTAGGAAGTTTTTACTGTACCGCTTAAAGCAATAACAAAGCGCGCGCCCAATTCCGGTTGCACGTACACACACTAAAGTGAACTACGCGCTCCTCCTTTTGCCTTGCACTCTCCTCCAAGATTAAACTTCCACTCCACGATCTCCTTCCCGTCTATATGTACCATTCTCTggctgatgttgttgttattgctcaCAGCTCCACCTTCTCATTCCATTCCTATTGTCCCCCCACTCTCCTCTCCCGGGTCCAGAACCCCCAATACAGAGATACCGTTTCCCACTCTTTAGTTTTTGTGATACGGCTAAATGAAGAATTTCCCCGtgtctttttatttcatattttttttccttgttGGAATGTGCAATCTTCTCGAAACCTGTGAACATGTAGACTGTAttgatcaatcagctgtgcTATATTAGTGAACCTGTTTTGGGAAAAGCAGTCAAATTCGTGGTCTAGTATATGAAAAAGAATATTTAGAAGAATAAATGTGGAAGCAAATATAACttccattttaaatgtaatgcAAAATTGCCAAAACCAGTGGCAGTCAAAAAATACTAGTAttaatttacaatatttttccAGTAATGCAGAAATAGTTAttcataataaaaatatggtcCTAAACGtatttctttgggtttttttttttacatatttactgTCGACATTGTTGTATGACCGTTTCCATTCTCTTACTTGCAGTGATATTCAGAAAGAACTCCAAAAGCTACGTGGCAGAGACGACTCAACGGCGCAGCAACACCAGCTGCAGATAACCAGTAGTCAGTCCAATTTCTCTACCCTAGAACTCGAGCGCATTTGCCGCTTGCGGGGCGACCAAATGCATAGACAACATATGTCGCATCCACGAGCAGTCCAAGACCAAGAGTTGCGACCCCGACCGTTTGTTGCATATTACATACGCTCATAGAGGGCGGCCACTCACCTAGAGCAGCCAGAGTCCTTGCACTTGGGCAGGGATCCAGGGAAGAACAAAGTGCTCAGAAAGAAGCATCAGCACAGGATTATACGCTCCGCCGAGAacagagcaacaaaaaagatGATGAAACGCACCCGCGTAGACGAGGTGCAATTCAGTACACGACCCGGTCCTCCGACATCCGGTGGTGTGGGCGTTGGTGTCGTGGGCGTAGCTGGAGGAGGGCCAACATCCGGCGGCGGTGGCACGGCTACTGTGGGCGTCAATACGACGGGCGTTACCATTGGCACCGTTGTTCCCAGTGCTCATAGCGCCACCATCAGCGGGATTGGTTCCATTCACCATCGCATCCTCACTCCACAGCATGGAGGAGCACAGACCATTGCCTATTTGCCGTCCACCACGCCGACGGCTACGAATTTGAAGACCACAAGCTCAATTGTGGATAGCACTACAGCTGGAGGACCAGTAGGAGCAGGAGCCCAGGTGGCCGTAGGAGGAGTAGGCTCAGcagccggcggaggaggcgtGGTGGTCTCCACAGGGAGCACGGGAACGCAAACATTACAGTATACAACATGTAAGTAACCTATTTTAAACCGTGACGAAATGCGTTTTACATtctaatgaaattgtttaatCCTATAGCTTATAGTGTGGCATCGATACAGGCTGGTGGAACTCTTAAAGCTAACACAGCGGATGGCGCCAACACAGTACAGATTCATGTGACAGGAGGAGGTGCTGCGAACACTCCTGCCAGTGCACAGACTGTATCCAGCAGCTCACAAACAGGCACAATCCGCCAGCGTACAATCAGCGGCACCCAGACAGTGGCCACTGCCGTGGGCAATCTAGCCACGATGTCCCAGCAACCACCAGTTCAACAGTCACCTTTGGGCACGGCCCAAACTCCTCCATCGTCCGTGGTTGCCAACAGTATCCCAGTGGGTGGAACCACCCCACCACAAGGACAATCGGGAAATGCCACGCCACGCTTAAAAGTGGAGGATGCTTTGAGCTACCTGGACCAAGTAAAATACCAGTACGCGGACCAGCCCCAAATCTACAACAATTTCCTGGACATCATGAAGGAATTCAAGTCGCACTGCATCGACACACCCGGAGTGATTGAGCGAGTCTCGACACTCTTCAAGGGGCACACTGAGCTGATCTATGGCTTTAACATGTTCCTGCCTCCGGGTTACAAGATCGAAATTCATTCGGATGCTCTCGGCTGCTCGGTGCCGGTGGTTTCGATGCCCTCACCTCCGGGAGCGCCAACGAGCACAGGTACGGTGCACATGCTCACCGGAAATAGTTCGATGTCAGGTGCCGGACATATTGCCATCAAGACGACCAATGCTGCATCTTTGACACCGGCAACGGGGGCTGGAGCAgcggccgcagcagcagcagtggctcAGATTCAATCCGCTGGAGCTGTAAATCTAATGACGCACGGCGGAGCCTCGCTTACCCAGACTACTATTCACGCCTTGCAGCAGGCGACGCCTCCTCAATCACAATCTCCAGGTGGTGGTCATGTCCACGTGAGTGTAACAAACTCTCCGGCGACAAACGCCGTAGTGTCAGGTCAACAGCCAGGCATCTCCGTATCGGCACACAATGTACCGCAGAATTACTCGAGAGATCGAGAAAGGGCCACGATAACACCTACGGGGCAAGTGGCTGGAGCAGCGGCAAACGTGAATGCAACGGCTAGTATAGTTGTTGGTGGACCTCCAACGCCCAATTCTCTAAGTGAGCTTAGTCCTcatggaggagcaggaggtgggCCAGGTGCGGGAGCGGCGCAGCACAATCTGCATCACATCCAGCAGGCGCATCAATCGATTTTGCTTGGGGAGACAGGACAGCAGAATCAGCCGGTGGAGTTTAATCACGCCATAACCTATGTAAACAAGATCAAGGTAATGTCTGCTCAGCATCTTAAACTCTTCTAGGTTACTTACAATCTTTTTATCTCTCTTATAAACAGAATCGTTTCCAAAACCAGCCGGCCAAGTACAAAAAATTCCTCGAAATTCTGCACGCCTATCAAAAGGAGCAGAAGGTAATGAAGGAGGGCAGCCTAAACCAGGGTAAAATGCTCACCGAACAGGAGGTGTACACTCAGGTGGCTAAGCTTTTTGGCCAGGATGAGGATTTGCTTAGGGAGTTTGGCCAGTTCCTTCCTGACGCCACCAATCATCAGTCCGGGCAGTATATGTCCAAGTCAGCGTCTGTGCACAATGATCATGGCAAGCGTCCCACGGCAACTTTGAGCGGTGGTGCTCATATAACCATGTCGTCTGCATCGCCAGCGCCAAGTGGATCCCCTTTGCATTTGGGCGCAACGACTCTTCCGCAGATCGACAACAGTGCCCATGCAGCGGCCATAGGAAACCTATCGGCGGTGAACACCAGTGTCAGCATTAAGACGTACAATAAcaatcagcaacagcagaatCATGTGATCAGTTCAAACCTAAATGCGACCAGAAACGATGTCCTCTTTGAGAAGGATTATCACACGGGTCTGCAGCAGCAAGCACATCAGcgaggagctggagttggaggcCATCATAATTTGGCCGGAACAGCAGCCGGCGCCCATATCGGCCGGTCGGGAGTGGGATGCAGCGTGATGGTGGGGTACGAAAAGGAGCATCGAAATAATCATCATGTGCAAAAGTACGTTGGCCACGCGCCAAACCAGAATCTAACGCATGGCCataatgcaaaaaaatcgCCTAGTTATGGCATCCCTTCGGTGATTGGTTCAATGCCGCACATTTCGGACAATTCCCTCGATCGTAGTTCGCCGGGAATTAGTTACGCCACGCCACCATTGCCCTCTGGTCACCATGGACAGCATAACTCTGGTTCAGGTTCGAGGAGACCGGGTGATGACAATTTAGTCGGACACTATGCTAGTGGAGCACCGCCTGCTAAGCGACCGAAGCCTTATTGCCGTGATGTGAGCTTTTCCGAAGCATCAAGCAAGTGCACCATCTCCGACGCTGCGTTCTTTGATAAGGTGCGCAAGGCCTTGAAGAGTCCAGAGGTCTACGACAACTTCCTCCGATGCCTGGCTCTTTTTAACCAGGAAATTGTCTCCAAAACGGAACTTCTTGGTCTGGTATCTCCGTTCTTGATGAAGTTCCCCGAACTGCTAAGATGGTTCACCGACTTTCTGGGACCGCCCTCGGGTCAACCGGCTGGAGGATTGATTGATGGCATGCCTTTAGCCGCCACGCAACGTCAGGGAGGTGGAAGCAGTAATAGTTCCCATGATCGAGGCAGCAGTCACCAGAGTGCCGCCGAGTACGTCCAGGATGTGGATTTGTCTTCGTGTAAGAGGCTGGGTGCATCTTATTGTGCTTTGCCGCAGTCCACCGTACCGAAGAAGTGCAGTGGGCGGACGGCTCTCTGCCGGGAAGTGCTCAACGACAAATGGGTATCTTTCCCAACGTGGGCCAGCGAAGATTCCACGTTTGTTACATCGCGGAAAACGCAGTTCGAAGAGACAATTTACAGGTAAGATGTATTCCTTTAACCTTATATTTAACGATCCCACCTAAGTAAGTCACGAGTCACATCGATTTTACTTCATTGGTACTTTTGTTTCCTTACCGTTTTCATTTGAGTTTGATATCTGCGGtcgaaaaatcgaaaaaatggTTGTTTAAGcccaaaaaattcaaattctttatttattatctaCCTAAATGTAGATTTCGTTCCATCTTATTTTTCTTAACCGCATCTATATTTTACTCTCAACTTACACATCTATCGTTTGTTTTGGATCTTCTGTTTCTTTGGCTTTCGTTTATTTCAATTAACCAATGCGCACGCTCTAAACAAAAGGAATATTCACAGAACGGAGGACGAGCGATTCGAGCTGGACCTGGTCATCGAGGTCAACAGTGCCACGATTCGGGTGCTAGAGAATGTACAGAAGAAAATGTCACGAATGTCCACCGAAGAATTGAGCAAATTCCATCTGGACGATCATCTGGGCGGAACATCCCAAACGATTCACCAGCGGGCGATTCATCGCATCTATGGCGACAAGTCCGGAGAGATAATCCAGGGAATGAAGAAAAATCCCTTTGTGGCGGTGCCTATTGTACTGAAGCGACTGAAAGTCAAGGAGGAAGAGTGGCGAGAAGCGCAAAAGGTAAGTGAACTCTCTCATCGCTTTacatttatgtaaattaaatgaacaCTTCTTTTACAGACCTTCAATAAGCAGTGGCGGGAACAGAACGAGAAGTACTACCTCAAGTCCCTCGATCACCAAGCCATCAACTTCAAGCCCAACGACATGAAAGCCCTGCGCTCGAAGAGTCTGTTTAACGAAATCGAAACGCTGTACGATGAGCGGCACGACCAAGAAGACGACGCTATGGAACCGTTCGGGCCGCATCTGGTGCTGCCGTACAAGGACAAAACCATTCTGGACGATGCCGCCAACCTGTTGATTCATCATGTGAAGCGGCAGACTGGCATCCAGAAGCAGGAGAAACAGAAGATTAAGCAAATCATTCGACAATTTGTGCCTGACCTTTTCTTTGCACCACGACAGCCACTAAGCGACGACGAACGCGATGACGGTAAGTTATCTTGgacaaatcaaaattaaacttCATAAAACTATGTAGTTCACTTTCAATAAACCTCCAAccttttcattatttttgttgcgCCTGCACTTTACCTTTAATTAAGTAGCTTCTATAACTaacatatatttcaaaaagATGTTTAAGCCTTGGCTTAACTTTTCATCATCCGTGCACATACtaacattatttatattatttttttttattaaggAGTATTGCTTTGTGAATTTGAAACGTTAATTAGTCATGTAAAAACACTAGAAATTTACTTGACTaattttcattcaatttataaagtttctctttaataacttttgcccgattgtattttttaacatagtgaatgttttttgtttctttttcttctttttttgttgcaattaataacaaaacgaaaataaacgaataaaaaatacaaatttttaacgtaaccaaaatgcaattaaaaaaaaacaaaactggaCTGCAATGCACCAACACCTACACACTGACCCCTGAACTGCATCGAATATCCGAACATATGTGTTGTGCACACCGTTTCTCTATATAGCCTTTCCATTTTTGGTAGATGACAATACGAAAATGGACGTGGACTCGCCACTGGGTCGCACGGAGTCGTCGACTCGAAATGCAAAGAGTACGCCCAGTGAAAGTGCCTCTCCGGCACGTAGCAATACCAGCAGTAGCAGCGGAACACCGACGGGAATTAAGAAAGAGACTGATGACTCAAAAGCGGCTACTGGTTCTTCTGCACCAGCGTCCACAGCAGCGCCATCTTCAGCGACGCCTGTGGACGATGCAACGCCATCAACATCCTCAGCGGCAGCGTCAGCGGCATCGTCATCAACTCTATCAGGATCCGAAGGCAAGCCAAAAGATGACCTCCTCTCGTCGCACAAAGAAGAAGGAGCCAGTAGCACCACCTCTGGAGTTGTCTCGAGTCCAAGGCAAGCCCAAGACTCTGCAGGAGCGGGCGTCGATGTGGAAATCAAACTGGAACATCCTGCGGAATTTTCCAATCCAAAGCTCCTACCACCGCACGCACACGGGCAACACGAAGTACGTAACGCAACGCTTTAAATggaatatgtattttaatataGTTTTGTTATTATAAACAGGACGAATCCTACACGCTGTTCTTCGCCAACAACAATTGGTATTTATTCCTGCGGCTACATGCGATACTTTGCGACCGTCTGCATGTTATGTATGAACGAGCGCGATTGCTGGCCATCGAGGAGGAGCGCTGTAGGGTGAATCGAAGGGAGAGCACAGCCACGGCGCTGCGACTAAAGCCCAAGCCGGAGATTCAAGTTGAAGACTACTACCCCACCTTCCTTGATATGCTCAAGAACGTCCTAGACGGCAACATGGACTCGAATACGTTCGAGGACACGATGCGAGAAATGTTTGGCATTTATGCCTACATTTCATTTACGCTGGATAAGGTGAGTGTTTAAACGATATACAAATAGTATACCGGATCGATGGATCGAAAACGTCATCTATATAGATAGAAatagtaaaaacaaaataaatattcaccTCATTTGTTTATCTTCAGGTTGTCTCGAATGCTGTTCGCCAGCTGCAATATTGTGTCACTGAACGAGCCGCACTGGATTGTGTGGAGCTGTTTGCAACGGAGCAAAGGCGAGGCTGCACAGGCGGATTCTGTCGGGATGCTCACAAGACATTTGACAGGGAGATGTCCTATCAGCGGAAGGCGGAGAGCATTCTTAACGAAGAAAATTGCTTCAAAGTGTATATTGTAAGCCGTACAAAGTAGCAGCGTTAATGAAATGATCTAACAACAGCTTCATTTACAGTACAAAATTGATTGCCGTGTAACCATAGAGCTGCTTGATTCGGAGCCCGAGGAAGTCGATAAGCCGGCTGCGTTGAAGGCCCAGAAGTTCAGCAAGTATGTGGAGCGGTTGGCGAATCCTGCGCTCGGCGGTGGTGGGAACACTGCCGGCTCGAATTCGGCGCTCGGCAATGACAACGTTGTAGAGGCATCCGATATCAAGACGGAGGAGGACGAAGATACTGCCGAGGTAAGTGTGCTAAGGCAGCGATGAGATGCTCAGCAGCCGGAGCAGCTATGTGTGGTGTGTGCTTGAAGAGTGGTTAACCATGTTGTTTGTGTATTTCGTTGTTCATTTCGATTATGTTTACGTTTTTGACTCCCTGTTCTACTCATGATTTGTGTTTCGGTACTTCCACTGTACATACAAACCTGTCACCTAATTTAGACGATGGACAAGACATCCCACCTCCTACAGTACTGTATtctgtatatataaatatatatatatatctcagTTTTCGGTTATCTATCTTTTGTTACCTATTAACTTTTGCCGCTGCACTTTCTATTATTTATCTCCCTTTCGTTTCGCCAGCTGTAACTTTATTTCCATTATTGTATCTTTTCGTTTTGGTATCATTTATCAACATGCCGCCAACTTATTAATCGCCCACATTTCGTATGCATACAAAAGAATACGCTGCTTGCATAcgagcaaagaaaaaaataaaaaggacaAGAAAATATTCACTAATTAATGCTTTTTTGCATTCTTTTCTCTcattttttccaatttattttttcgtaCCAGGTCAATACCAAGGCTTGAAATAACATAGTTTTGATAATTTCATTGAataagaagaagaaaaagtcatattgcaaaatgaaatagtaataaatgaatttgttttttgattaCCAAAACCGGAATAAGAGAAATTGAAACACCAAACCTTttcacccaccaccaccaccactaccacgCTCAACAcccaccaccgccacccactcacacacattaAATGTAATGCATTATTTGCTCAGAGACACCAAACAATAACCTGCAATAACCAGCGAAGAAACAAAACCCAAAGTACACACCTTAATTAAATGTAGTATTCCATCCACAAACATGCATAAAAACAGACATTATGTAAAATAGTAGATGATGATAACAATAACGTAGGCACGCGCTTGTTGCATTCCCTTCTGATTTCGTTATGCCTTGAGTTATTCAAGAGTTATATATAGCGATAGAGAGTTTAATATATATCGGGTGATCGAAGATCCGGCACCTGGAAGTGATGATGTGATGTGAGGGCGTAAATGAAGCAATCAAAGATGGTAATGGTGTGGTTGGGgtgtggtgtgtgtgagtggtgCTTCTGATGATAATCAAATTATTGCGTTTAAATATAGGCCTAAATTACACCTGacacaaatgtatatattaattaacGTGTTTTAACTGTACATAACGTAATGCTAATGGTAATCGGTTAATGTATGTATTATTATGTGTAAAACGTATAGTAGCTAATTTTGTAAAGGAAGCAGCCAAATGTCTTTTAAATTcggtaaacatttttatatctAGGCATaagaacacacacactccacacactcaataattgtaaattaaatagcaCACACAATCACAACTGTGGACATTACTGGAGAGTGAAATTGAGAAATATATCTGGAGCAGCCCATTAAAAAGACATGTTCAAAGTTATTAAAACAGAGGGATGGGCTTGAGGGGGTTggggttttcattttttccggGTTAGAGCCACAATCGAACTCAGTAATTGCCACACAAACTTAAGCTTAAGCAAGGTAAGTCATCATCGCATTGTGCAACTCTTTGTTTCACTTAGATTAAgcttaatatttgtttttgttcttgatGGTACTGGTAGTTGTGATTGATTTTCGTTGCGTTCCGACTTTCATCCTGTATTTTGTGGACTTTGGTTTGCGTTTGTCCCCTTGTGCGTGTGAGTCTATGTCTTCGGCTTTGTGTTTGTTGGCCTGGTACCTCCATCCTCTTCGGTTCTTTATAATTCCCTTAATATAATAATCTAACTGTTCAGTAATGCTACAATACACAGCCCACACATCTCAGCATTCCCAGCTTTAAGTATTCTCGTAAATTCTGTGAGCATGTTGAATTGCCGCCGTGTTTCAAGTGCTCTTGGCTGCATTGCCGCCGGCAATTGTCGCAATTACTCACAATAAAGACTAACTTTTGCATTGCTTTCGTTTCAGTTGCGACACAGAGGAGGTGGAATCGGGGGAGGAGCCCGCAAGGCACGCTTTTTGCTGCGCAACAAGCGGAGATCGAAGCTGCACGAGGAGCAAGTGCGTCAGTTGTTTGAAAATAAGCGGAATCGCAGTGAGCTGCACGGTACTGCGGCTGCAGTTGAATCCATCTCCGTCGACAATATCATTTCGAGCAGCAGCACCTCAGGCGGTggtagtaataataataataataacaacagctGGGGCGGCAAACGTCTGGAGAGGCTGGGCGCCCCACAGGTGGGCCTGGCGGAGCAATACGCCTTTAACGATCGCGACGAGATCAACACAAATTCCAGCAACGGGCGATGTTTTGTGACCAGCAAGAATCTCAAGCTACTTAAGTACGATGCGGTGCGTCGTGCCAAGAAGGTgagtgttcttttttttaccTGGCATTTAGGATAAACAGCTTTactaatttgtttattactttGCAGAATCATTGCCGTGTAACTCAGGCAAAATACGCCCACTTCCAAACGTACGTTAACAAGTGGCTTCAGCAGCATGTTAGCGAGCAGTTGCAGCAAAACTGCGTCGACTGGTTGCTGGGCAAGACGGCAGACCAGATCAATGCCAGCGGCTGGGGATCCGCCAGCAAAACCAGGACGGTACAGCAGAAGGATACTTCGAAGACCCCGTATCGCATCTACAACAGATACAGGGTGG is part of the Drosophila yakuba strain Tai18E2 chromosome 2R, Prin_Dyak_Tai18E2_2.1, whole genome shotgun sequence genome and encodes:
- the LOC6530082 gene encoding paired amphipathic helix protein Sin3a isoform X4, with product MMKRTRVDEVQFSTRPGPPTSGGVGVGVVGVAGGGPTSGGGGTATVGVNTTGVTIGTVVPSAHSATISGIGSIHHRILTPQHGGAQTIAYLPSTTPTATNLKTTSSIVDSTTAGGPVGAGAQVAVGGVGSAAGGGGVVVSTGSTGTQTLQYTTSYSVASIQAGGTLKANTADGANTVQIHVTGGGAANTPASAQTVSSSSQTGTIRQRTISGTQTVATAVGNLATMSQQPPVQQSPLGTAQTPPSSVVANSIPVGGTTPPQGQSGNATPRLKVEDALSYLDQVKYQYADQPQIYNNFLDIMKEFKSHCIDTPGVIERVSTLFKGHTELIYGFNMFLPPGYKIEIHSDALGCSVPVVSMPSPPGAPTSTGTVHMLTGNSSMSGAGHIAIKTTNAASLTPATGAGAAAAAAAVAQIQSAGAVNLMTHGGASLTQTTIHALQQATPPQSQSPGGGHVHVSVTNSPATNAVVSGQQPGISVSAHNVPQNYSRDRERATITPTGQVAGAAANVNATASIVVGGPPTPNSLSELSPHGGAGGGPGAGAAQHNLHHIQQAHQSILLGETGQQNQPVEFNHAITYVNKIKNRFQNQPAKYKKFLEILHAYQKEQKVMKEGSLNQGKMLTEQEVYTQVAKLFGQDEDLLREFGQFLPDATNHQSGQYMSKSASVHNDHGKRPTATLSGGAHITMSSASPAPSGSPLHLGATTLPQIDNSAHAAAIGNLSAVNTSVSIKTYNNNQQQQNHVISSNLNATRNDVLFEKDYHTGLQQQAHQRGAGVGGHHNLAGTAAGAHIGRSGVGCSVMVGYEKEHRNNHHVQKYVGHAPNQNLTHGHNAKKSPSYGIPSVIGSMPHISDNSLDRSSPGISYATPPLPSGHHGQHNSGSGSRRPGDDNLVGHYASGAPPAKRPKPYCRDVSFSEASSKCTISDAAFFDKVRKALKSPEVYDNFLRCLALFNQEIVSKTELLGLVSPFLMKFPELLRWFTDFLGPPSGQPAGGLIDGMPLAATQRQGGGSSNSSHDRGSSHQSAAEYVQDVDLSSCKRLGASYCALPQSTVPKKCSGRTALCREVLNDKWVSFPTWASEDSTFVTSRKTQFEETIYRNIHRTEDERFELDLVIEVNSATIRVLENVQKKMSRMSTEELSKFHLDDHLGGTSQTIHQRAIHRIYGDKSGEIIQGMKKNPFVAVPIVLKRLKVKEEEWREAQKTFNKQWREQNEKYYLKSLDHQAINFKPNDMKALRSKSLFNEIETLYDERHDQEDDAMEPFGPHLVLPYKDKTILDDAANLLIHHVKRQTGIQKQEKQKIKQIIRQFVPDLFFAPRQPLSDDERDDAFPFLVDDNTKMDVDSPLGRTESSTRNAKSTPSESASPARSNTSSSSGTPTGIKKETDDSKAATGSSAPASTAAPSSATPVDDATPSTSSAAASAASSSTLSGSEGKPKDDLLSSHKEEGASSTTSGVVSSPRQAQDSAGAGVDVEIKLEHPAEFSNPKLLPPHAHGQHEDESYTLFFANNNWYLFLRLHAILCDRLHVMYERARLLAIEEERCRVNRRESTATALRLKPKPEIQVEDYYPTFLDMLKNVLDGNMDSNTFEDTMREMFGIYAYISFTLDKVVSNAVRQLQYCVTERAALDCVELFATEQRRGCTGGFCRDAHKTFDREMSYQRKAESILNEENCFKVYIYKIDCRVTIELLDSEPEEVDKPAALKAQKFSKYVERLANPALGGGGNTAGSNSALGNDNVVEASDIKTEEDEDTAEVNTKA